The proteins below come from a single Acidobacteriota bacterium genomic window:
- a CDS encoding HypC/HybG/HupF family hydrogenase formation chaperone: MCLAVPARIKTIDASSRGAVDHMGVEVAVDFSLLPDSKKGDWVIVHAGFAISRLDPDEARETLKLFRDIARAGGQ; the protein is encoded by the coding sequence ATGTGCCTCGCCGTGCCCGCCAGAATCAAGACGATCGATGCCTCGAGCCGCGGGGCGGTCGACCACATGGGAGTCGAAGTGGCCGTCGATTTCAGTCTGCTTCCGGATTCGAAGAAAGGGGACTGGGTCATCGTCCACGCCGGATTCGCCATCTCACGCCTTGACCCGGACGAGGCCCGGGAAACCCTGAAACTGTTCAGAGACATCGCCCGGGCCGGAGGTCAATAG
- the hypD gene encoding hydrogenase formation protein HypD: protein MKTPDIKAFRDRASIEPVLREIARRASRLPSPFRIMEVCGTHTMALHKYGLARQLAETGLDMISGPGCPVCITPDGYHEAAVKLLTETENLVLASFGDMTRVPTRVGPIRNAVPARGSQLRIVYSPAEALEEARGHPEKEVVFYGAGFETTIPAIARTVEAAGETKTANFSVLGALWLIPPPLRALLESGKTAVQGFLYPGHVSAVIGTRAYDFIPKTYGLPGAVAGFEPGDIVLGILSVLDQAASGRPVVANAYGRVVRDEGNPRALEIMDRIFEPCDALWRGLGEIPGSGLRFRKAWIAYDAERKFRLDVRSSADDVAGCRCGDVLRGLLSPPQCPLFGVSCSPDSPKGPCMVSYEGACLVHFKFARRKGTPHV, encoded by the coding sequence ATGAAGACCCCGGATATCAAAGCGTTTCGGGACAGGGCCTCCATCGAACCCGTCTTGAGGGAAATCGCCCGCCGGGCTTCCCGTCTCCCCTCCCCTTTCCGAATCATGGAGGTCTGCGGCACACACACCATGGCGCTTCATAAATACGGTCTGGCCCGTCAACTGGCGGAAACCGGGTTGGACATGATTTCCGGTCCGGGCTGCCCCGTCTGCATCACTCCGGACGGATATCATGAGGCGGCGGTCAAGCTTCTCACGGAGACCGAAAACCTCGTCCTGGCCTCGTTCGGAGATATGACGCGCGTGCCCACGCGGGTCGGCCCGATCCGCAATGCCGTACCGGCCCGGGGATCGCAGCTCCGAATCGTCTATTCTCCGGCCGAAGCCCTGGAAGAGGCCCGCGGTCATCCGGAAAAAGAAGTCGTCTTCTACGGTGCGGGTTTCGAAACCACCATTCCCGCCATCGCCCGGACCGTCGAAGCGGCCGGAGAAACGAAGACGGCCAATTTTTCCGTGCTCGGGGCCCTGTGGCTCATTCCGCCTCCCCTCCGAGCCCTCCTCGAAAGCGGCAAGACGGCCGTCCAGGGTTTTCTCTATCCCGGGCACGTCAGCGCCGTCATCGGAACAAGAGCCTACGATTTCATCCCGAAGACTTACGGACTCCCGGGAGCCGTCGCCGGTTTCGAGCCGGGAGACATCGTGTTGGGCATTCTCTCCGTCCTCGACCAGGCCGCATCCGGCCGCCCGGTCGTGGCCAACGCCTATGGCCGCGTCGTCCGGGACGAGGGAAACCCCCGGGCTCTCGAAATCATGGACCGCATTTTCGAACCCTGCGATGCCTTATGGCGGGGGCTTGGAGAAATCCCCGGAAGCGGGCTTCGTTTCAGGAAAGCCTGGATCGCCTACGATGCCGAGCGCAAATTCCGCCTGGATGTCCGCAGTTCCGCCGACGATGTCGCCGGATGCCGTTGCGGGGACGTCCTGCGCGGACTCCTGAGTCCGCCCCAGTGTCCCCTGTTCGGCGTGTCCTGTTCCCCCGATTCTCCGAAAGGCCCGTGCATGGTCTCCTACGAAGGCGCCTGTCTCGTCCACTTCAAGTTCGCCCGGCGGAAAGGAACGCCTCATGTCTAA
- the hypE gene encoding hydrogenase expression/formation protein HypE produces MSKITLELGSGGRMMRDFLADTILPLLGNRYLEDLPDAGRLPGGIIFTTDGYVVDPPFFPGGDIGTLCVNGTVNDLVVSGASPRFLSLSLILEEGLAVEDLHRILKSIGQASRKAGVTVVTGDTKVVRKGQGDKIFIVTSGIGTSIARPAPSRIRKGDKIILTGTLGEHSLAVMTARGEFGLSARVRSDCAPLVFLLPFWKKGVLWMRDVTRGGLATILSELAGTLPYPVLIREDRIPLSRAVRGASELLGIDPLFMACEGRAVVVAPEKKAEGMLEQIRRHPLGKKAAIIGEIGHPAEGRPGELLLETSTGGLRLLEPLTSELLPRIC; encoded by the coding sequence ATGTCTAAAATCACGCTCGAACTCGGAAGCGGCGGACGCATGATGCGGGATTTCCTGGCGGATACGATTCTGCCTCTACTGGGCAATCGCTATCTTGAAGATCTTCCCGATGCCGGACGCCTTCCGGGCGGCATCATCTTCACCACGGACGGATACGTCGTCGACCCGCCGTTTTTTCCCGGCGGCGACATCGGCACGCTGTGCGTCAACGGCACCGTCAACGATCTTGTGGTCTCCGGCGCCTCTCCCCGCTTTCTCTCGTTGTCTCTGATCCTGGAGGAAGGGTTGGCCGTCGAAGACCTCCATCGTATTCTGAAATCGATCGGCCAAGCGTCCCGCAAGGCCGGAGTCACGGTTGTCACCGGAGACACCAAGGTCGTCCGCAAGGGGCAGGGGGATAAAATCTTTATTGTCACATCCGGCATCGGGACCTCCATCGCCCGGCCTGCCCCGTCGCGGATCCGGAAGGGCGACAAGATCATTCTCACCGGGACTCTGGGTGAACACAGCCTGGCCGTTATGACCGCACGGGGCGAGTTCGGGCTTTCGGCCCGCGTGCGGAGCGATTGCGCGCCGCTGGTTTTTCTCCTGCCATTCTGGAAAAAAGGCGTCCTCTGGATGCGCGACGTCACACGCGGAGGGTTGGCCACAATTCTGTCCGAACTGGCCGGCACCCTGCCCTATCCCGTCCTCATCCGTGAGGACCGGATCCCGCTTTCGCGCGCCGTGCGGGGGGCTTCCGAGCTCCTGGGCATCGATCCGCTCTTTATGGCCTGCGAAGGCCGGGCCGTCGTTGTCGCGCCCGAGAAAAAAGCCGAAGGGATGCTCGAACAGATCCGGCGTCATCCCCTGGGGAAAAAAGCGGCGATCATCGGCGAAATCGGACACCCGGCCGAGGGCCGGCCCGGAGAACTGCTGCTGGAGACGTCAACGGGCGGGCTGCGGTTGCTGGAACCGCTGACCTCCGAACTTCTCCCCCGAATCTGCTAG
- the egtD gene encoding L-histidine N(alpha)-methyltransferase yields the protein MPDFPKTHQNLETRADGTFADDVRKGLTAARKSIPCIYFYDSRGSELFEDITRLPEYYLTRSETEILKNNADDIAGLLPTNTLLIELGSGSSVKTRHLIQALLSQNGELEYIPIDVSSDILEESAEKLDRAFPGLEVNPLAVRYKDGIDLIEHRQHNPKLILWLGSSIGNYGKEEAVRFIRHLCERLPAQDRLLIGIDLLKNRNILEPAYNDSRGITAQFNLNLLHRINRELGGHFQIENFRHRAVFNEDKGCVELFLESRREQNVVISSLDLEIRLTDGERIDTEESHKYSLEEIKILADRTNLRLERQWFDHNRWFSVNLFFLKD from the coding sequence ATGCCCGATTTCCCAAAAACCCATCAAAATCTGGAAACACGCGCCGACGGGACCTTCGCCGATGATGTCCGGAAGGGGTTGACCGCCGCCCGAAAGTCCATTCCCTGCATCTATTTCTACGACTCCCGGGGATCGGAACTGTTTGAAGACATCACCCGGCTGCCGGAATATTACCTGACCCGTTCGGAGACGGAAATTCTGAAAAACAACGCCGACGACATCGCCGGCTTGTTGCCCACGAACACCCTCTTGATTGAACTGGGCAGCGGCAGTTCGGTTAAAACCCGGCATCTGATTCAAGCTTTGCTGTCCCAAAACGGAGAACTGGAATATATCCCCATTGATGTCTCGAGCGATATTCTCGAAGAGAGCGCGGAGAAGCTCGACCGAGCGTTTCCCGGACTTGAAGTCAATCCCCTGGCCGTCCGGTACAAGGACGGCATCGATCTTATCGAACACCGTCAACACAACCCCAAGCTCATCCTTTGGCTGGGATCCAGCATCGGCAATTACGGCAAAGAGGAGGCGGTCCGTTTCATCCGCCACTTGTGCGAACGGCTGCCCGCCCAAGACCGTCTGCTGATCGGGATCGATCTGCTCAAGAACAGAAACATCTTGGAGCCGGCCTATAATGATTCCCGGGGGATTACGGCGCAGTTCAACCTGAATCTTCTCCACCGAATCAATCGGGAACTGGGAGGACATTTTCAAATCGAAAACTTCCGTCATCGCGCCGTCTTCAATGAAGATAAGGGATGCGTCGAGCTTTTTCTGGAAAGCCGGCGCGAACAGAACGTTGTCATATCCTCGCTGGACCTGGAAATCCGCTTGACGGACGGCGAACGGATCGATACGGAAGAATCCCATAAATACAGCCTGGAAGAGATCAAGATCCTGGCCGACAGGACGAACCTCCGCCTTGAACGGCAATGGTTCGATCACAACCGATGGTTCTCCGTGAACCTCTTTTTCCTGAAGGATTGA
- a CDS encoding IscS subfamily cysteine desulfurase → MKSTEKRAICGICPAGCWVIVDIDDRGRLKSARADETSDLGIICRLGEHSADIVYSKDRLLHPLRRKGAKGTYDFERISWDNAYEIIVGRLQKIKAESGPEATAIYTGRGSFELAMCDIYQPAGVAVSSASSVLFPFGSPNTLGVGALCYVSFAMIAPHVTMGGMLINMFSDIENAELVVVWGANPATDSPPLDFHRIQKAAARGAHVIVIDPRRTRTVKVTGAQWIPIRPGTDGALALGLCRVLIEEELYDEHFVKTWTRGFDDFARYVRHFRPDVVEDITGVPEETVISLARWIAEADGAAPVMYSGLEYSNSGVQAIRATFAVWALAGQLDVPGSRCFAMPGSMFPLNKSGLVANPDETKSLGRDRFPVYSAYRGESHAIALPDSVLKGDPYRIRALMILGGSIITAWPEPKIWKKTLKNLDFLVSIDRQATADAAYADIVLPATTMYEIQSYMTYGPIFRIREKVIEPPGEARNDFFILAELARRLGYGHLYPQNEDELLQRVLKNSGFTLQDVRKAGGTVRIESPMQQYKKWEKGTLRTDGKPGFETPSGKFEFASTILEEHGYDPLPVYTEPAEGPRSRPEWVETFPLVFNSGSRVTTDFRSQHHGIEALVKKRPEPLVQIHTADAAERNIQSGDMVKISTARGSLVMRAFVTDDIMKGAVDADMGGGGPVGPEAWRNTNINELTDLQNYDPISGFPVYKSLLCQIHKEAEGTREAVTDSGEDGAALWITKPDNKPVRRIYLDHNATTPLDPEVLAEMVRHMERTPGNPSSIYAEGKTAKSALDSARRQVARLINSTAKRIVFTGGGSESDNLAVKGAARTGGGERNRIITSAIEHPAVLGACRDLEKEGFDLVILPVDSSGRVRVGDLRDALNPKTRLVSIMMANNETGVIQPIAELVKITHAAGALFHCDAVQAAGKIPVDVRTLGVDLLTLSAHKFHGPKGIGVLYVRAGVDIRPLVSGGKQESGLRAGTENVTAVIGMGRAADLAVKRLPEMAEIGRLRDRLEAGIKRVFPEARLNGHREKRIPATLNMTLPGLRGESVVLAMDQKGVALSPGSACRAGSPDPSHALLAMGLSEEEAHCSVRFSLGIHTTEEDVDGAIACFDQVVRESRNTVRFVPCR, encoded by the coding sequence TTGAAATCGACGGAAAAACGCGCGATTTGCGGGATCTGCCCGGCCGGATGCTGGGTCATCGTCGACATCGATGACAGGGGCCGACTGAAAAGCGCCCGAGCGGATGAAACCTCCGACCTGGGTATCATTTGCCGGCTGGGCGAACACTCCGCGGACATCGTCTATTCCAAAGACCGGCTTCTTCATCCCCTGCGGAGGAAAGGAGCCAAGGGAACCTATGATTTTGAACGCATTTCCTGGGATAACGCTTACGAAATCATTGTCGGACGCCTGCAAAAGATCAAGGCCGAATCCGGACCCGAAGCGACGGCCATTTATACCGGACGCGGCAGCTTCGAGTTGGCCATGTGCGACATCTATCAGCCCGCAGGCGTTGCCGTCTCCTCGGCATCCAGCGTGCTTTTTCCTTTCGGCTCGCCCAATACTCTGGGCGTGGGGGCCCTCTGTTACGTCTCCTTCGCCATGATCGCTCCCCATGTCACCATGGGCGGCATGCTGATCAATATGTTTTCCGACATCGAGAACGCCGAACTGGTCGTCGTCTGGGGCGCCAATCCCGCGACCGATTCCCCACCTTTGGATTTTCACCGCATTCAGAAAGCGGCCGCCCGGGGGGCCCACGTCATCGTGATCGATCCCCGCAGAACCCGGACAGTCAAGGTCACCGGCGCACAATGGATCCCGATCCGGCCGGGCACGGACGGCGCTCTGGCGCTCGGCCTGTGCCGGGTTCTGATCGAAGAGGAGCTTTACGACGAGCATTTCGTGAAAACGTGGACCCGGGGATTCGACGACTTCGCCCGCTATGTCCGGCATTTTCGTCCGGATGTCGTCGAGGACATCACGGGAGTTCCGGAGGAAACCGTCATCTCTCTGGCCCGCTGGATCGCCGAGGCCGACGGGGCCGCCCCGGTCATGTACAGCGGGCTGGAGTACAGCAACAGCGGCGTCCAGGCCATCCGGGCCACATTCGCCGTCTGGGCTCTGGCCGGACAGTTGGATGTCCCCGGCAGCCGGTGTTTCGCCATGCCCGGAAGCATGTTCCCTCTTAACAAATCCGGCTTGGTGGCCAATCCCGATGAAACCAAGTCTCTGGGGCGGGACCGTTTTCCCGTTTACAGCGCCTATCGGGGCGAATCCCACGCCATCGCTCTCCCTGACTCCGTCCTGAAAGGGGATCCTTACAGGATCCGCGCCCTGATGATCCTTGGAGGATCCATCATCACAGCCTGGCCCGAACCGAAAATTTGGAAGAAAACTCTGAAAAACCTGGATTTTCTGGTCTCCATCGACAGACAAGCGACCGCCGACGCCGCCTATGCCGACATCGTTCTTCCGGCCACAACGATGTACGAAATCCAATCCTACATGACATACGGACCGATCTTCAGAATCAGGGAAAAGGTGATCGAACCTCCGGGCGAAGCCCGCAACGATTTTTTCATCCTGGCCGAGCTGGCCCGCCGCCTGGGCTACGGCCATCTCTACCCCCAGAATGAAGACGAACTCCTGCAGCGGGTGCTGAAGAACTCCGGATTCACACTCCAGGATGTCCGAAAGGCCGGGGGCACCGTCCGGATCGAATCCCCCATGCAACAATATAAAAAATGGGAAAAAGGAACATTGAGAACGGACGGGAAACCGGGATTCGAAACGCCCAGCGGAAAGTTCGAATTCGCCTCGACCATCCTCGAAGAGCACGGCTACGATCCCCTGCCCGTCTATACGGAACCGGCTGAAGGGCCGAGGAGCCGGCCGGAATGGGTCGAAACGTTTCCCTTGGTTTTCAATTCCGGCTCCCGGGTGACCACGGACTTCAGGTCCCAACACCACGGAATTGAAGCCCTCGTCAAGAAGCGACCCGAACCCCTGGTTCAAATCCACACAGCCGATGCCGCGGAACGGAACATCCAATCCGGGGACATGGTGAAAATCTCAACCGCCCGCGGCAGCCTCGTCATGCGCGCCTTCGTCACCGATGACATCATGAAAGGCGCCGTGGATGCCGATATGGGCGGGGGCGGGCCCGTGGGACCCGAAGCTTGGAGAAACACCAACATCAATGAACTGACGGATCTGCAGAACTATGATCCGATCTCCGGTTTTCCGGTTTACAAGTCCCTGCTCTGTCAAATCCACAAGGAAGCCGAGGGAACGCGTGAGGCCGTAACGGATTCCGGTGAAGACGGCGCCGCTCTGTGGATCACGAAACCCGATAATAAGCCCGTCCGGCGGATTTATCTGGACCACAACGCCACGACGCCTCTCGATCCGGAAGTCCTGGCGGAAATGGTCCGGCATATGGAGCGAACTCCGGGAAATCCGTCCAGCATCTATGCCGAGGGAAAGACCGCTAAAAGCGCCTTGGATTCAGCCCGGCGGCAAGTCGCCCGCCTGATCAACAGCACGGCCAAACGCATCGTCTTTACGGGAGGAGGATCCGAGTCCGACAACCTGGCTGTTAAGGGCGCCGCCCGGACCGGCGGGGGAGAAAGAAACCGAATCATCACCAGCGCCATCGAACATCCCGCCGTGTTGGGAGCCTGCCGCGATCTGGAAAAAGAAGGCTTTGATCTTGTCATTCTCCCCGTGGACTCTTCCGGACGGGTCCGGGTCGGAGACCTTCGAGACGCCCTGAATCCGAAGACCCGACTCGTCAGCATCATGATGGCCAATAACGAAACGGGGGTGATTCAACCCATTGCCGAACTGGTCAAGATCACCCACGCGGCCGGAGCCCTGTTCCATTGCGATGCGGTTCAGGCGGCGGGAAAAATCCCCGTCGATGTCAGGACGCTGGGTGTGGACCTTCTGACCCTCTCGGCCCACAAGTTCCATGGCCCCAAGGGAATCGGCGTGCTCTATGTCCGCGCCGGCGTTGACATTCGTCCCCTGGTCAGCGGCGGAAAACAGGAATCCGGGTTGAGAGCCGGAACGGAAAATGTGACGGCTGTAATCGGGATGGGCCGGGCGGCGGACTTGGCCGTCAAGCGGCTTCCGGAAATGGCCGAGATCGGTCGGCTTCGCGACCGGCTTGAAGCAGGCATCAAGCGGGTCTTCCCCGAGGCCCGCCTGAACGGGCATCGTGAAAAGCGGATCCCCGCCACCTTGAACATGACCCTGCCCGGTTTGAGGGGCGAATCCGTTGTTTTGGCCATGGATCAGAAAGGCGTCGCCCTCTCCCCAGGTTCGGCCTGCCGGGCGGGTTCTCCGGATCCTTCTCATGCCCTTCTGGCTATGGGGCTCAGTGAGGAGGAGGCCCATTGTTCCGTCCGCTTTTCCCTGGGTATCCACACAACGGAAGAGGATGTGGATGGGGCGATCGCATGTTTTGATCAGGTCGTCCGCGAATCCCGAAACACCGTCCGATTCGTCCCCTGCCGCTGA
- a CDS encoding UDP-glucose/GDP-mannose dehydrogenase family protein, with translation MRITVLGTGYVGLVTAAGLAEFGHPVVGADKDAAKIEKIRSGVSPIYEPGLEDLLKRNMASGRLSFASDVGRAIREADVIFVCVGTPQDEEGRADMSQIEEVSRMIAENLNGYKLVVEKSTVPVRTSAWIKRVITLYRKGDQTFDIASNPEFLREGAAVGDFLNPDRIIIGVETDKARALLGGIYDRFRDRLLFTNIDTAELIKHASNSFLATKISFINMIADLCEKTDADVEQVALGMGLDPRIGCQFLKAGLGYGGSCFPKDVKALAKIGEDLGVNMDLLKETEKINRERIDRFCEKIRRALWILKDKTIAVLGLAFKPETDDIREASAIKIIHELLREGARVRLYDPQAADNMKEIFPDEPPRVVFCGNPYEAAEGANALLLITEWEEFRSLDLEKIKTLMTNAIIIDGRNVFDPADVRARGFEYASIGRK, from the coding sequence ATGAGAATTACGGTTCTGGGAACGGGATATGTGGGGTTGGTCACGGCGGCCGGGTTGGCCGAGTTCGGCCATCCCGTCGTCGGCGCGGACAAGGATGCGGCGAAAATCGAAAAGATCCGAAGCGGCGTATCGCCGATCTACGAACCCGGACTGGAAGATCTTCTGAAGCGCAACATGGCGTCGGGCCGTCTGTCCTTCGCCTCCGATGTCGGGCGGGCCATCCGGGAAGCCGATGTGATCTTTGTCTGCGTTGGAACGCCTCAGGACGAAGAAGGCCGGGCGGACATGTCTCAGATCGAAGAGGTTTCCCGCATGATCGCGGAAAATCTGAACGGCTACAAGCTTGTCGTCGAAAAAAGCACGGTCCCGGTCCGCACGTCGGCCTGGATCAAGCGGGTCATCACGCTTTACCGGAAAGGCGATCAGACCTTCGACATCGCCTCGAATCCCGAATTTCTGAGGGAGGGCGCGGCGGTGGGCGATTTTCTCAACCCCGACCGCATCATCATCGGCGTCGAAACCGACAAAGCCCGGGCCCTGCTGGGCGGCATCTACGACCGCTTCCGGGATCGCCTGCTCTTCACCAACATCGACACCGCCGAACTCATCAAGCATGCCTCGAACTCCTTCCTGGCCACGAAGATTTCCTTCATCAACATGATCGCCGACCTGTGCGAGAAAACCGACGCCGACGTCGAGCAGGTGGCTCTCGGTATGGGGCTCGATCCGCGGATCGGCTGCCAGTTTCTCAAGGCCGGGCTCGGCTACGGCGGGTCGTGTTTTCCCAAGGACGTCAAGGCGCTGGCCAAGATCGGCGAGGATCTGGGTGTGAATATGGATCTTCTCAAGGAGACCGAGAAGATCAACCGCGAGCGCATCGACCGCTTCTGCGAGAAAATCCGGCGCGCGCTGTGGATCTTGAAGGACAAGACCATCGCCGTTCTGGGGCTGGCTTTCAAGCCGGAGACCGACGATATCCGTGAGGCCTCGGCCATCAAAATCATCCACGAGCTTCTTCGGGAAGGCGCCCGGGTCCGGCTTTATGATCCCCAGGCCGCGGACAACATGAAAGAGATCTTTCCCGATGAGCCTCCCCGTGTCGTCTTCTGCGGGAACCCGTATGAGGCGGCCGAAGGAGCGAATGCCCTGCTGCTGATTACGGAATGGGAGGAATTCCGGAGCCTTGACCTGGAGAAAATCAAGACTCTCATGACCAACGCCATCATCATCGACGGCCGGAATGTTTTCGATCCGGCGGACGTCCGGGCCCGGGGTTTCGAATACGCCTCGATCGGCCGCAAATAA
- a CDS encoding nucleotide sugar dehydrogenase: MSAQTKALLKKIRDREARIGVIGLGYVGLPLVKAFLKKDFSVTGFDVDLKKVEMLNRGRSYIRHVTASDLKIFLKSKKFRATDDFDRLREVDAIVICVPTPLDGHRNPDLSYILTTTISIAERLRKGQIVILESTTYPGTTEEEMLPILEASGLRAGRDFYLAFSPERENPGDPHFTAENTPKVVGGHSRDCLRIACALYDAVVGSTVAVSSTRVAESSKLLENIFRSVNIALVNELKMIFDRMGIDVWEVIRAASSKPFGFMPFHPGPGLGGHCIPIDPFYLTWKAKEVDFATRFIELAGEINTSMPYYVLDKTVAALNAGKKPLKGARILILGLAYKKDIDDPRESPSLKLISLFKERGASVAYNDPYIPRSAGHREYPDMDMASVPLTAARLKRSDAVIIATDHTCYDIDWIVRTAPLVVDTRNAVRKKRANVIKA, encoded by the coding sequence ATGAGCGCTCAAACCAAGGCCCTTCTGAAAAAAATCCGGGATCGGGAAGCCCGGATCGGCGTCATCGGTCTTGGATATGTCGGGTTGCCCCTGGTCAAGGCTTTTCTGAAGAAAGACTTTTCCGTCACCGGGTTCGACGTCGACCTCAAAAAGGTCGAGATGCTGAACCGGGGCCGGAGCTATATCCGCCACGTCACCGCCTCCGATCTCAAAATCTTTCTGAAATCAAAAAAATTCCGGGCCACGGACGATTTCGACCGGCTCCGCGAAGTCGATGCGATCGTCATCTGTGTGCCGACACCGCTCGACGGACATCGCAATCCCGATCTCAGCTATATCCTGACAACGACGATCAGCATTGCCGAACGCCTCCGCAAGGGACAGATCGTCATCCTGGAAAGCACGACCTATCCCGGAACGACGGAGGAGGAAATGCTCCCGATTCTGGAGGCTTCGGGTCTTCGGGCGGGCCGGGATTTTTATCTGGCCTTTTCCCCGGAAAGAGAAAACCCGGGGGATCCGCATTTCACGGCGGAAAACACCCCCAAGGTTGTCGGCGGACACAGCCGCGACTGCCTGCGGATCGCCTGCGCCCTGTATGACGCCGTCGTCGGCAGCACCGTCGCCGTCTCCTCGACACGCGTTGCCGAATCATCCAAGCTTTTGGAAAACATCTTCCGTTCCGTAAACATCGCTCTGGTCAACGAGTTGAAGATGATTTTCGACCGCATGGGCATCGATGTCTGGGAGGTCATCCGGGCCGCCTCGTCGAAACCGTTCGGTTTTATGCCCTTCCATCCGGGACCCGGGCTCGGCGGCCACTGCATTCCCATCGATCCCTTCTATCTGACCTGGAAAGCCAAGGAAGTGGATTTCGCGACCCGGTTCATCGAACTCGCCGGCGAGATCAACACGTCGATGCCGTATTATGTTCTGGATAAAACCGTCGCCGCCTTGAACGCCGGGAAGAAACCTCTTAAGGGGGCCCGGATTCTGATTTTAGGGCTGGCCTATAAAAAAGACATCGACGATCCCAGGGAATCGCCCTCGCTGAAGCTCATCAGCCTGTTCAAGGAAAGAGGCGCATCGGTGGCTTACAACGATCCCTACATTCCGCGTTCGGCCGGACACCGCGAATATCCGGACATGGACATGGCCTCGGTCCCCCTCACCGCCGCGCGGCTCAAACGCTCCGACGCCGTCATCATCGCCACGGATCATACCTGCTACGACATCGATTGGATCGTACGCACGGCACCCCTCGTTGTCGATACCAGGAACGCAGTCAGGAAAAAGCGCGCCAACGTCATCAAAGCTTGA
- a CDS encoding SDR family oxidoreductase has product MYLVTGGAGFIGSHLAAALLSRGQSVRVMDNFLTGKRENLAPFLKDIDLFEGDIRDPEACRKAVRGVRHVHHQAALPSVPRSVEDPRTTNDINVTGTLNMLLAARDAGVESFVFASSSSVYGDDPGLPKKEGREGAPLSPYAASKLAGEVYGRIFHDLYGFRAVSLRYFNVFGPRQDPFSQYAAVIPLFITRMLEGRAPIIYGDGEQSRDFTYVADIVEANILAASAEPAGGAVMNVACGRRTTVNHLAEILARELGAEVRAVHADPRPGDILHSYADIERAGRLIGFKPSVPLEDGLAATAAWFRKDKNP; this is encoded by the coding sequence ATGTATCTTGTCACCGGAGGCGCGGGTTTCATCGGATCGCATCTTGCGGCCGCCTTGCTGTCGCGAGGGCAGTCCGTGCGCGTCATGGACAATTTCCTGACCGGGAAAAGAGAAAATCTGGCTCCGTTTCTGAAAGACATCGATCTGTTTGAAGGGGATATCCGGGATCCCGAGGCCTGTCGCAAGGCCGTCCGGGGAGTCCGTCATGTCCATCACCAGGCCGCCCTGCCTTCCGTGCCGCGATCGGTCGAGGATCCCCGAACGACCAACGACATCAATGTCACCGGAACGCTCAACATGCTTCTGGCCGCCCGCGATGCCGGCGTTGAAAGCTTCGTCTTCGCCTCCTCATCTTCCGTCTACGGCGATGATCCCGGACTGCCCAAAAAAGAAGGCCGGGAGGGCGCGCCGCTTTCGCCTTATGCCGCAAGCAAGCTGGCCGGTGAAGTCTACGGCCGCATTTTTCACGACCTCTACGGTTTCCGGGCCGTTTCCCTGAGGTATTTCAATGTTTTCGGGCCGCGGCAGGATCCGTTTTCTCAATATGCCGCCGTCATTCCGCTGTTCATCACTCGGATGCTCGAGGGCCGGGCCCCGATCATCTACGGCGACGGCGAACAATCCCGGGATTTCACCTATGTCGCCGACATCGTCGAAGCGAATATCCTGGCCGCCTCCGCCGAGCCGGCCGGCGGCGCGGTCATGAATGTGGCCTGCGGGCGGAGAACGACGGTCAATCATCTTGCGGAAATTCTGGCCCGCGAACTGGGAGCCGAAGTCCGGGCCGTCCATGCCGATCCCCGTCCGGGCGACATTCTCCACTCTTACGCCGATATCGAGAGAGCCGGCCGTTTGATCGGATTCAAGCCGAGTGTCCCGCTCGAAGACGGTCTGGCCGCAACCGCGGCCTGGTTTCGAAAGGACAAGAACCCATGA